From a single Campylobacter concisus genomic region:
- a CDS encoding DUF1882 domain-containing protein, giving the protein MQSIDTALIKIITTHYYIKRDTIVNKIEYRGKIFFDKFEKINEPLTYNIMKEHEEGKAVIAHSLINAYDKVENIVFDYNGRTPDRFWHKAQLLLREEGFINFTAYESKTPGHLHLYVHKGHTTLNEACQLANMLNAKLSQKLPKEWRMFPNIDMPKEFNILTLPYKLYQKERGASWSKYM; this is encoded by the coding sequence ATGCAAAGTATTGATACGGCACTTATAAAGATTATTACAACTCATTACTATATCAAGCGTGATACGATCGTTAATAAAATAGAATACAGGGGTAAAATTTTCTTTGATAAATTTGAAAAGATAAATGAGCCGCTGACCTATAATATTATGAAAGAGCATGAAGAGGGCAAGGCTGTTATCGCGCACTCTTTAATAAATGCATACGATAAAGTTGAAAATATAGTCTTTGACTATAACGGCAGAACCCCTGATAGATTTTGGCATAAAGCACAGCTTCTTTTAAGAGAAGAGGGATTTATAAATTTTACAGCCTACGAAAGCAAGACGCCAGGGCATCTGCATCTTTATGTACATAAAGGTCACACTACGCTAAATGAGGCTTGCCAACTAGCAAATATGCTCAACGCAAAGCTTTCGCAGAAGTTGCCTAAAGAGTGGAGGATGTTTCCAAATATCGATATGCCAAAAGAATTTAACATACTAACTTTACCTTATAAACTCTATCAAAAAGAGCGTGGGGCAAGTTGGTCAAAATATATGTAA
- a CDS encoding ABC transporter ATP-binding protein, giving the protein MEILRASNLGFAYDYTLFNNINLTLNQKQSIAITGVSGCGKSTLLHILSTLLKPNFGEVIYQDRSIYELSQNELLAIRRLHFGIIFQSHYLFKGFSAYENIELASILSGEKIEKNDLEALKISSVMNQKVGELSGGQQQRVSIARVLTKKPKIIFADEPTGNLDKQTANEVMQVLFDYINENNAALALVTHDNDLAAKCDSSYKLENKELVQIS; this is encoded by the coding sequence ATGGAAATTTTAAGAGCGTCTAATCTAGGCTTTGCGTATGATTATACGCTCTTTAACAATATAAATTTAACTCTCAATCAAAAACAAAGCATCGCGATAACCGGCGTTAGCGGCTGCGGCAAGTCAACACTTTTACATATACTTTCAACACTTTTAAAACCAAATTTTGGCGAGGTCATCTATCAAGATAGATCGATCTATGAGCTTTCTCAAAACGAGCTTTTGGCTATTAGAAGGCTTCATTTTGGCATTATTTTCCAGTCACACTATCTTTTTAAAGGATTTAGCGCTTATGAGAATATTGAGCTTGCAAGCATCTTATCTGGTGAAAAGATAGAAAAAAATGATCTTGAAGCGCTTAAAATTTCAAGCGTTATGAACCAAAAAGTTGGCGAACTAAGTGGTGGTCAGCAGCAGCGCGTTAGTATCGCTAGAGTGCTTACTAAAAAGCCAAAGATCATCTTTGCAGACGAGCCAACGGGTAACCTTGACAAGCAAACTGCAAATGAGGTGATGCAAGTTTTATTTGACTATATAAATGAAAACAATGCCGCCCTTGCTCTAGTCACTCACGACAACGATTTAGCAGCAAAATGCGATAGCTCATACAAGCTTGAGAACAAAGAACTTGTGCAAATTTCTTAA
- the gatC gene encoding Asp-tRNA(Asn)/Glu-tRNA(Gln) amidotransferase subunit GatC: MQIDDTLLNKLEKLSALQINDEKREEVKKQLSEIVSFVDILNELDLSSDEAVVSSIKGGTPLREDEPRPSDVIDTILKYAPSREGHFFAVPKIIE; the protein is encoded by the coding sequence ATGCAAATAGATGATACTCTTTTAAATAAATTAGAAAAACTCTCTGCACTACAAATTAATGATGAAAAAAGAGAAGAAGTAAAAAAACAACTAAGCGAGATTGTATCTTTTGTTGATATTTTAAATGAACTTGATCTAAGTAGCGATGAAGCTGTAGTTAGCTCTATAAAAGGTGGCACGCCTTTAAGAGAAGATGAGCCAAGACCAAGTGATGTGATTGATACGATCTTGAAATACGCTCCTTCACGTGAAGGGCATTTTTTTGCTGTACCAAAAATAATAGAATAA
- a CDS encoding CvpA family protein: protein MDLVTWFDIIIIALVLMLGIKGILNGLIKEAFGLIGLIGGLIIASRFSDLSGEFITKNIYKFENPSFLQFVAFISLWLVFWIVCLLVGKFLSKIVSVSGLGFLDRLGGFVMGSGKIFLTFSAVVAVISGTSLNNIIAPYFANSKVYPVLIETGKWITNLDVKNIKSELDEIVARPMDTNKTDAFISMDANASVNTDSNITKGE from the coding sequence ATGGATTTAGTAACGTGGTTTGATATTATTATTATTGCTCTTGTCTTGATGCTTGGCATAAAAGGCATATTAAATGGACTTATCAAAGAAGCTTTCGGACTTATCGGACTTATCGGAGGTTTAATTATAGCTAGCAGATTTTCAGATCTATCTGGTGAGTTTATAACTAAAAATATATATAAATTTGAAAATCCTTCATTTTTACAGTTTGTCGCATTTATCTCTCTTTGGCTAGTTTTCTGGATAGTTTGCTTGCTAGTTGGTAAATTTTTATCAAAAATAGTTTCAGTAAGTGGGCTTGGTTTTTTGGATAGACTTGGTGGATTTGTTATGGGAAGTGGAAAAATTTTCTTAACATTTTCGGCAGTAGTTGCTGTAATATCTGGCACTTCGCTAAATAATATAATTGCTCCTTATTTTGCGAACAGTAAAGTTTATCCGGTTTTGATAGAAACTGGCAAATGGATAACAAATCTTGATGTTAAAAATATCAAAAGTGAGTTAGATGAGATAGTGGCAAGACCAATGGATACAAATAAAACTGATGCATTTATTTCAATGGATGCAAATGCTAGTGTAAATACCGACTCTAATATCACAAAAGGGGAATAA
- a CDS encoding type III pantothenate kinase, with protein sequence MILCNIGNTNATFLEGGKISRMKISEFKSYKPEKKVYFISVNDEILNILKDNKMFVNLEPFFTIDTIYQGLGVDRIAACYSINNGVIVDAGSAITVDIMANSIHLGGYILPGISSMLNAYKSISPRLDITINSQIDIDALPQKTADAVSYGIIKPIITLLDKLAGDKKVYFTGGDGDFLSKFFKNAICDKMLVFRAMQKLITEKKDMII encoded by the coding sequence ATGATTTTGTGTAATATAGGCAATACAAACGCTACATTTTTAGAAGGTGGCAAAATCTCACGTATGAAAATTTCTGAGTTTAAAAGCTATAAGCCAGAAAAAAAAGTATATTTTATATCCGTAAATGATGAAATTTTAAATATTTTAAAAGATAATAAAATGTTTGTAAATTTAGAACCATTTTTTACTATTGATACGATATATCAGGGTCTAGGCGTAGATAGAATCGCTGCATGTTACTCTATAAATAATGGCGTAATTGTTGATGCTGGAAGTGCGATAACAGTTGATATTATGGCAAACTCTATCCATCTTGGAGGATATATCTTGCCAGGCATTTCAAGTATGCTAAATGCTTACAAAAGCATCTCGCCACGACTTGATATCACTATAAATTCGCAAATTGACATAGATGCTCTACCACAAAAAACAGCCGATGCCGTGAGTTATGGCATTATTAAACCGATAATAACTCTACTAGATAAACTAGCCGGTGACAAAAAAGTCTATTTTACTGGTGGAGATGGCGACTTTTTGTCAAAATTTTTTAAAAATGCTATTTGCGACAAGATGCTAGTTTTTCGTGCCATGCAAAAGCTAATAACTGAAAAGAAAGATATGATAATATGA
- a CDS encoding Fur family transcriptional regulator, giving the protein MIENLEYDALLEKFKRVLRDNGLKYTKQREILLKTLYNNGEHFTPERLYLFIKETHPELNIGIATVYRTLNLLEESEMVTSISFGSQGKKFELATKPHHDHMICRKCGLIIEFEDPMIEKRQISIAKDHGFKLTGHMMQLYGICEKCSKNNIKGK; this is encoded by the coding sequence ATGATAGAAAATTTAGAATATGATGCGTTGCTTGAGAAATTCAAAAGAGTGCTTCGCGACAATGGTTTGAAATATACGAAACAGCGTGAAATTTTACTAAAAACGCTATATAACAATGGCGAACACTTTACTCCAGAAAGACTTTATCTTTTTATAAAAGAAACGCACCCTGAGCTAAATATTGGTATCGCAACTGTTTATAGAACACTAAATCTACTTGAAGAATCAGAGATGGTGACATCAATCAGCTTTGGTTCACAAGGCAAAAAATTTGAGCTTGCCACAAAGCCACATCACGATCATATGATATGCAGAAAGTGCGGTCTTATCATAGAATTTGAAGATCCAATGATAGAAAAAAGACAAATCAGTATCGCAAAAGATCATGGTTTTAAACTAACTGGTCATATGATGCAGCTTTATGGAATTTGTGAAAAATGCTCAAAAAATAATATAAAGGGAAAGTAA
- a CDS encoding SPOR domain-containing protein has protein sequence MENDELKDILLERDDDARGLKLKKLLIFIAALIILFLIIVVAMKLVNSSDPSQAQNEADSRLVLPPVPAEQPVDRQAPIADTNSDNKKGDTQLFEQVPIVPENKQQDEFEDMIKKLKDKENNKPVSKTEEPKEIVKPIEKPAEIPAKKAETKADAPVKKVEKVAATDKKSEAKPAKTENKVDKKVEKKAETKIEKTDKKAEVAKTEPATKGSYVQVFVTSKFNPNAEYMKKIAAKGYSYKTIKVGELTKILVGPFDEKTLQKVVGDIRKDINKDAFIFRAK, from the coding sequence GTGGAAAATGATGAGTTAAAAGATATTCTTTTAGAAAGAGATGATGACGCAAGAGGATTGAAGCTAAAAAAACTTCTTATATTTATAGCAGCTCTTATTATACTTTTTTTGATCATTGTAGTGGCTATGAAGCTAGTAAATTCAAGCGATCCTTCACAAGCTCAAAATGAAGCTGATTCAAGACTAGTGCTTCCTCCAGTACCAGCTGAGCAGCCAGTAGATAGACAAGCTCCGATAGCTGATACAAATTCAGACAATAAAAAAGGCGATACACAGCTTTTTGAGCAAGTACCGATTGTGCCTGAAAATAAGCAACAAGATGAATTTGAAGATATGATCAAAAAGCTAAAAGATAAAGAAAACAATAAGCCTGTTTCTAAAACCGAAGAGCCAAAAGAGATAGTTAAGCCTATCGAAAAGCCTGCTGAAATACCAGCAAAAAAAGCTGAGACAAAGGCAGATGCTCCAGTTAAAAAAGTCGAAAAGGTAGCAGCTACTGATAAAAAGAGTGAGGCAAAACCAGCTAAGACTGAAAATAAAGTAGATAAAAAGGTTGAAAAAAAGGCTGAAACCAAAATAGAAAAAACGGATAAAAAAGCTGAAGTAGCTAAAACTGAACCTGCTACAAAAGGCTCTTATGTTCAAGTATTTGTGACTAGTAAATTTAATCCAAATGCTGAATATATGAAGAAGATCGCTGCTAAGGGATATAGCTACAAGACTATAAAAGTTGGTGAACTGACTAAAATTTTAGTTGGTCCATTTGATGAAAAAACGCTTCAAAAAGTAGTAGGCGATATTAGAAAAGATATCAATAAAGACGCTTTTATCTTTAGAGCAAAATGA
- a CDS encoding type IV pilus twitching motility protein PilT, giving the protein MDLIEQLQAKNLSVKISEDNSLNNLAGDIKTLLKTVVSDKASDLHLVSRSEPQIRVDGALKPIDFGILSGKDIENLCFSLITDEQKSELKNNKELDFAIELPDIGRFRGNYYYTMNGDLAAAFRIIPINIPSLDELNAPQIFKHIIKREKGLILVTGPTGSGKSTTLAAMLNEINLNYRKHIITIEDPVEFVHNNKKALFSHRNIGTDATSYSRALKSAVREDPDIILVGEMRDRETISTAITAAETGHLVFGTLHTNSAIQTINRIVDSFDGSEQLQVRNMLSVSLTAVVSQSLIPKIGGGRCAVHEILINNMAISNLIRENKIHQIYSQMQLNQQQTGMSTQTQALMKVLKEGKITKENALAYSTSQQELQNLIGTI; this is encoded by the coding sequence ATGGATCTAATCGAACAGCTTCAAGCAAAGAATTTAAGTGTAAAAATATCAGAAGATAATAGCCTTAATAATCTTGCTGGCGATATAAAAACACTTTTAAAAACTGTTGTGAGTGATAAGGCAAGCGATCTTCACCTTGTTTCAAGATCCGAGCCGCAAATAAGAGTAGACGGTGCTTTAAAGCCCATTGATTTTGGCATATTAAGTGGCAAGGATATAGAGAATTTATGTTTTTCTTTGATTACTGATGAACAAAAAAGTGAGCTTAAGAATAATAAAGAGCTTGACTTTGCGATTGAGCTTCCAGATATTGGCCGCTTTCGTGGCAACTATTACTATACCATGAATGGCGATTTAGCTGCCGCTTTTCGTATAATCCCAATCAATATCCCATCTCTTGATGAGTTAAATGCCCCACAAATTTTTAAACACATTATTAAGCGTGAAAAAGGTCTTATTTTGGTTACTGGACCGACAGGAAGTGGTAAATCAACAACTCTTGCAGCCATGCTTAATGAGATAAATTTAAATTATAGAAAGCATATTATTACAATTGAGGATCCAGTCGAGTTTGTGCATAACAATAAAAAAGCTCTATTTTCTCATAGAAATATCGGCACTGACGCAACTTCTTACTCAAGGGCTCTAAAATCTGCGGTTCGTGAAGATCCAGATATCATACTTGTGGGCGAGATGAGAGATAGGGAGACGATTTCAACGGCTATCACGGCGGCTGAGACCGGACACTTAGTCTTTGGTACACTTCACACAAATTCAGCCATTCAAACTATAAATAGGATCGTTGATAGTTTCGATGGAAGTGAGCAATTACAAGTAAGAAATATGCTTAGCGTTTCGCTAACTGCTGTCGTTTCACAAAGTCTAATCCCAAAGATAGGCGGTGGAAGGTGCGCGGTGCATGAAATTTTAATAAACAATATGGCTATCTCAAACTTGATACGTGAAAACAAAATACATCAAATTTACTCTCAGATGCAGCTAAATCAACAACAAACTGGCATGAGTACGCAAACTCAGGCTTTGATGAAAGTGCTAAAAGAGGGTAAGATTACAAAAGAAAATGCGCTAGCTTATTCAACTAGTCAGCAAGAACTTCAAAATTTAATAGGAACTATATAA
- a CDS encoding serine hydroxymethyltransferase: protein MSLQSYDKDIYDLVNLELKRQCDHLEMIASENFTYPEVMEVMGSILTNKYAEGYPGKRYYGGCEFVDEIEQIAIDRCKELFGCEFANVQPNSGSQANQGVYGALLNPGDKILGMDLSHGGHLTHGAKVSSSGKMYESFFYGVELDGRINYDRVMDIAKIVKPKMIVCGASAYTREIEFKKFREIADAVGAILFADVAHIAGLVVAGEHQSPFPYCDVVSSTTHKTLRGPRGGIIMTNNEEYAKKINASIFPGIQGGPLVHVIAAKAVGFKHNLSPEWKIYAKQVKANAKKLGEVLIKRGFDLVSGGTDNHLILMSFLNREFSGKDADIALGNAGITVNKNTVPGETRSPFITSGIRVGSPALTARGMKEAEFELIANKIADVLSDINNTSLQEKTKAELVELAHKFIIYDKATF from the coding sequence ATGAGTTTGCAAAGCTACGATAAGGACATTTACGATCTAGTAAATTTAGAGTTAAAACGCCAATGTGATCACCTTGAGATGATCGCTAGTGAAAATTTTACATATCCAGAAGTTATGGAAGTAATGGGCTCAATCCTAACAAACAAATACGCTGAAGGCTATCCTGGCAAGAGATATTATGGTGGCTGCGAATTTGTAGATGAAATCGAGCAAATCGCGATCGATAGATGTAAAGAACTTTTTGGATGTGAATTTGCAAACGTTCAACCAAACTCAGGTTCCCAGGCAAACCAAGGCGTTTACGGTGCTTTGCTTAATCCAGGTGATAAAATTTTAGGCATGGATCTAAGCCATGGTGGACACCTAACTCACGGCGCAAAGGTCAGCAGCTCTGGCAAAATGTATGAGAGCTTTTTCTATGGCGTCGAGCTTGACGGTCGCATAAACTACGATAGAGTCATGGATATTGCAAAGATAGTAAAACCAAAAATGATCGTTTGCGGCGCAAGCGCATACACAAGAGAGATCGAGTTTAAAAAATTTCGTGAGATAGCCGATGCTGTTGGGGCGATACTCTTTGCAGATGTTGCTCACATTGCTGGTCTTGTTGTTGCTGGTGAGCATCAAAGTCCTTTCCCATACTGCGATGTCGTAAGCTCAACTACGCATAAAACATTAAGAGGCCCAAGAGGCGGCATAATAATGACAAATAACGAAGAGTATGCTAAGAAGATAAATGCCTCTATTTTTCCAGGCATCCAGGGCGGACCACTTGTTCATGTTATCGCAGCAAAAGCAGTTGGCTTTAAGCATAACCTTAGCCCTGAGTGGAAAATTTATGCTAAACAAGTAAAAGCAAACGCTAAAAAATTAGGCGAAGTACTAATAAAAAGAGGCTTTGATCTAGTGAGTGGTGGTACTGATAACCATCTAATTTTGATGAGCTTTTTAAATCGTGAATTTAGCGGAAAAGACGCAGACATCGCTCTAGGAAATGCTGGCATAACTGTAAATAAAAACACAGTCCCTGGCGAGACAAGAAGCCCATTTATCACAAGTGGTATACGTGTGGGTAGTCCTGCGCTTACGGCTCGTGGTATGAAAGAGGCTGAGTTTGAGCTAATAGCAAACAAAATAGCTGACGTTCTAAGCGACATAAACAACACATCTTTACAAGAGAAGACAAAAGCTGAGCTAGTTGAACTTGCTCATAAATTTATAATCTATGATAAAGCGACATTTTGA
- the hisG gene encoding ATP phosphoribosyltransferase, with amino-acid sequence MITVALPKGRIAEATLEIFRKIFGSSFLFEDRKLILEEGNFRFLMVRNQDIPTYVTEGAADIGVVGLDVLEEHKPNVVRLLDLKIGQCKVCIGIKNDSELDLNQPELKIATKMPNITRNYFTKQAVAVKIIKLYGSIELAPLVGLSDAIVDVVETGSTMKQNGLKIAGDIMQSSAYLIANKNSFIIKKDEILELYKKIKEEI; translated from the coding sequence ATGATAACAGTAGCACTACCAAAGGGAAGAATAGCCGAGGCAACACTAGAAATTTTTAGAAAAATTTTTGGTTCAAGTTTTTTATTTGAAGATAGAAAATTAATCCTTGAAGAAGGAAATTTTAGATTTTTAATGGTTCGCAACCAAGATATCCCAACTTACGTCACTGAAGGTGCAGCTGATATCGGTGTAGTGGGGCTCGACGTGCTTGAAGAGCACAAGCCAAATGTTGTAAGGCTACTGGATTTAAAAATCGGCCAATGCAAAGTTTGCATTGGCATAAAAAACGACTCTGAACTAGACCTAAACCAGCCAGAGCTAAAAATAGCTACAAAAATGCCAAATATAACAAGAAATTATTTTACAAAACAAGCCGTAGCTGTAAAGATCATCAAGCTTTATGGCTCGATCGAACTTGCACCATTAGTTGGCTTAAGCGACGCGATAGTTGATGTAGTCGAGACTGGCTCAACCATGAAACAAAATGGGCTAAAGATCGCTGGTGATATCATGCAAAGCTCAGCTTATCTAATAGCAAATAAAAATAGCTTTATTATTAAAAAAGATGAGATTTTAGAGCTTTATAAAAAAATCAAAGAAGAAATTTAA
- a CDS encoding L-seryl-tRNA selenium transferase, with translation MKKITLFLAFALALVLSGCGTKRQYFEPAQTSGKISLSKDMPSYIKSTNANGATLDNGNIITKNGLNTNIKLPENFNFLNENNGFTISASINGDLNVTDPNGRSVYSNKFPTAIVAASLDQNLLAAISAANHIYLIDINTATTIMEYSSSNIAAVDSRVVAPFFMSSLIVYPALDGKIYIVQKETGRILRDVVVSSENFFNNIIFLGVEGDNLIAATAKKLIVINPSQTVYYDGEIKDVLVNNDEIYIFKKDGTIVRTNLMLKEQNKVNFKFAIFSAATIINNKLYVIEKTGYVIKTNLDLSGAEIYEFSDEIKDKSFMGNGAFYYDNELVNLGQ, from the coding sequence ATGAAAAAAATTACTCTTTTCTTGGCTTTTGCCTTGGCTTTAGTTTTAAGCGGATGTGGCACAAAAAGACAATATTTCGAGCCAGCTCAAACCTCTGGCAAAATTTCTTTGTCAAAAGATATGCCATCTTATATCAAATCAACAAATGCAAATGGTGCCACTCTTGATAACGGCAATATTATCACCAAAAACGGCCTAAATACAAACATTAAGTTGCCTGAAAATTTTAATTTCTTAAATGAAAACAACGGCTTTACCATCTCAGCTAGTATAAATGGCGATCTAAATGTGACAGATCCTAACGGACGCAGCGTTTATAGTAATAAATTTCCAACAGCAATCGTTGCTGCCTCTCTTGATCAAAACCTATTAGCAGCTATCAGCGCGGCAAACCACATCTATCTAATAGACATAAATACCGCAACAACAATAATGGAATATAGCTCGTCTAATATAGCTGCGGTTGATTCAAGGGTCGTAGCGCCATTTTTTATGAGCTCACTTATTGTCTATCCGGCATTAGATGGCAAAATTTACATAGTGCAAAAAGAGACTGGTAGAATTTTACGTGACGTGGTCGTAAGCTCTGAAAATTTCTTTAATAACATCATATTCTTAGGCGTTGAGGGCGATAATCTAATTGCAGCAACAGCTAAAAAACTTATCGTCATTAATCCAAGCCAAACAGTTTATTATGACGGTGAGATCAAAGATGTACTAGTTAATAACGATGAAATTTATATCTTTAAAAAAGATGGTACGATTGTAAGAACAAATCTTATGCTAAAAGAGCAAAATAAAGTAAATTTCAAATTTGCCATCTTCTCAGCAGCCACTATTATCAATAATAAGCTCTACGTAATCGAAAAAACAGGCTACGTTATAAAAACAAATTTAGACCTCAGTGGAGCTGAAATTTATGAATTTAGCGATGAGATAAAAGATAAAAGCTTTATGGGCAATGGTGCCTTTTATTATGATAATGAACTTGTTAATTTAGGGCAATGA
- the lysS gene encoding lysine--tRNA ligase, with protein MFDNQHEIQRLQSIDELRNLGINPYPHFLRRDMNISKFRLKFNYINDTEEKKAEGQLVGLAGRIKLIRDAGKAVFANIEDEDGNLQIYFSNKTLDPEWFKIVKKYVEIGDIVYVRGYAFITRTGEFSMHVSELSLASKSISPLPEKYHGLVDVETRYRQRYLDMIMNPEVRADFKRRSVIISTIRRFFEEKGFLEVETPMLHPIAGGANAKPFITFHNALGVERYLRIAPELYLKRLIVGGFEAVYEMNRNFRNEGMDLTHNPEFTSIEFYWAYHNYHDLMGITEDLFNVILDKLDMEKVVNFDGMEIDFSKPFKRISYKKALVEIGGLDDNIINDKDKILAKLRADGLEANEKLDLGHLQAELFDNYVESKLIHPTFVIDYPISISPLSRRSDANPDVAERFELFIAGRELANGFNELNDPIDQYNRFKAQIDAKNAGDDEAHEMDEDYVKALGYGMPPVAGEGIGIDRLVMLLTDKKSIRDVVLFPAMRPLKNEIKENEK; from the coding sequence ATATTTGACAATCAACATGAGATTCAACGACTACAAAGCATAGACGAACTAAGAAATTTAGGTATTAATCCATATCCGCATTTTCTTAGAAGAGATATGAATATCTCTAAATTTAGACTAAAATTTAACTACATTAATGATACAGAAGAGAAAAAGGCCGAAGGTCAGCTAGTAGGTCTTGCGGGTAGAATAAAACTCATTCGTGATGCTGGAAAAGCGGTTTTTGCAAATATTGAAGATGAAGATGGAAATTTACAAATTTACTTTAGTAATAAAACACTTGATCCAGAATGGTTTAAAATCGTTAAAAAATACGTAGAGATAGGTGATATCGTCTATGTTAGAGGTTATGCATTTATAACAAGAACTGGCGAATTTTCTATGCATGTAAGCGAGCTTAGCCTTGCTTCAAAGTCGATAAGCCCACTTCCTGAGAAGTATCATGGACTAGTTGATGTTGAGACAAGATATCGCCAAAGATACCTTGATATGATAATGAACCCTGAAGTTAGAGCTGATTTTAAAAGACGCTCAGTGATTATTAGTACGATTAGAAGATTTTTTGAAGAAAAAGGCTTTTTAGAAGTTGAAACACCGATGCTACACCCAATAGCAGGCGGTGCAAACGCAAAGCCATTTATAACTTTTCACAATGCCCTTGGGGTCGAGAGATACCTAAGGATCGCACCTGAGTTATACCTCAAACGCCTTATAGTAGGTGGCTTTGAGGCTGTTTATGAGATGAATAGAAATTTTAGGAACGAAGGTATGGATCTTACTCACAATCCTGAGTTTACAAGTATAGAGTTTTACTGGGCATACCATAACTATCACGATTTAATGGGTATCACAGAGGATCTTTTTAATGTCATTTTAGACAAGCTAGATATGGAAAAAGTTGTAAATTTTGACGGCATGGAGATTGATTTTAGTAAGCCATTTAAGCGAATAAGCTATAAAAAAGCTCTCGTTGAGATCGGCGGACTAGATGATAATATCATAAACGATAAAGATAAAATTTTAGCAAAACTAAGAGCTGATGGCCTTGAAGCAAATGAGAAGCTTGATCTTGGTCACTTGCAGGCTGAGTTGTTTGATAACTACGTAGAGAGTAAGCTTATACACCCAACATTTGTTATTGATTATCCGATTTCGATCAGCCCGCTTTCAAGAAGAAGTGATGCAAATCCTGATGTGGCTGAGAGATTTGAGTTATTTATCGCTGGTCGCGAGCTAGCAAATGGCTTTAACGAGCTAAACGATCCAATCGATCAATACAACCGCTTTAAAGCTCAAATCGATGCTAAAAACGCAGGCGATGACGAGGCACACGAGATGGATGAGGACTATGTAAAGGCCCTAGGATACGGCATGCCACCAGTTGCAGGCGAGGGTATAGGCATCGATAGGCTCGTGATGCTTTTAACGGATAAAAAATCAATTCGCGATGTTGTGCTCTTCCCAGCGATGAGGCCACTTAAAAATGAGATAAAGGAGAATGAAAAATGA